One genomic region from Leptolyngbyaceae cyanobacterium JSC-12 encodes:
- a CDS encoding hypothetical protein (IMG reference gene:2510093671), which yields MWQDEILEELHRIREEHARSFNYDVRAICEDWRRQQTQSGKQFVTLAHAQRSNNAVQRTEQK from the coding sequence ATGTGGCAGGATGAAATTTTAGAAGAACTCCATCGAATTCGAGAGGAACACGCAAGATCCTTCAACTACGATGTAAGGGCAATCTGTGAGGATTGGCGGAGACAACAAACGCAAAGTGGAAAGCAGTTTGTTACGCTAGCTCATGCGCAGCGGTCTAACAATGCGGTGCAGCGGACGGAACAAAAATAA
- a CDS encoding hypothetical protein (IMG reference gene:2510093685), whose product MSAQQLSFNDQAKSGNASGFAVVFLLLGAPHIYSFLRQRSNRKSTFGVPKAAGWLIAMLAGVLVLLAV is encoded by the coding sequence ATGTCTGCACAGCAACTCAGTTTCAATGACCAAGCTAAGTCAGGCAATGCCAGCGGGTTTGCAGTTGTCTTCTTATTATTAGGAGCCCCTCATATCTACAGTTTCTTGCGGCAACGGTCGAACCGAAAGTCTACTTTTGGGGTGCCCAAAGCAGCAGGTTGGTTGATTGCGATGCTGGCAGGGGTCTTGGTGCTTTTAGCCGTCTAA
- a CDS encoding hypothetical protein (IMG reference gene:2510093677) produces the protein MYSVYYTAHPNEVALVHQSFVSRRIRFGERINAQPVNAPAGHQSYNVVYQDFQALYYAQQALAEHGKQAWIQVMTPNGPQWVTLEQFIRQNR, from the coding sequence ATGTACAGCGTTTACTATACAGCGCATCCAAATGAAGTAGCTCTTGTTCACCAATCCTTTGTTTCTCGCAGGATTAGGTTTGGAGAGCGAATTAATGCTCAACCAGTCAATGCTCCAGCAGGACATCAATCTTATAATGTTGTTTATCAAGACTTTCAGGCTCTTTACTATGCTCAGCAGGCGCTTGCGGAACACGGGAAACAGGCTTGGATTCAGGTAATGACCCCGAATGGTCCACAATGGGTTACTCTGGAGCAATTTATAAGACAAAATAGGTAG
- a CDS encoding hypothetical protein (IMG reference gene:2510093679), with product MRAQANTVVQRIEGRSGLRLKSLQPLTFAVSPQAIGGEAVGKGTDEYQRASHCVNNALGLGATVKNCSEVIVNND from the coding sequence GTGCGTGCTCAAGCTAACACGGTAGTGCAGCGGATTGAGGGGCGATCGGGGCTGCGTTTAAAATCTCTGCAACCGCTGACTTTTGCCGTTAGCCCTCAAGCTATTGGTGGGGAGGCTGTTGGAAAGGGTACTGATGAGTATCAGAGAGCAAGTCATTGTGTAAACAATGCTTTGGGTCTGGGTGCTACAGTAAAAAACTGCAGTGAGGTGATTGTGAATAATGATTAA
- a CDS encoding hypothetical protein (IMG reference gene:2510093678) — protein sequence MPFIELGALIAILKSLGLPALVGKLSVAWKGLSVCANAGYLQHLAYTSFQMIQSGGAIYAISTVINMLIILGTFAAGSTAAVLATEALELFAKGKFEKGMKKAAKATLEARTAHTGIKLID from the coding sequence ATGCCATTCATAGAATTAGGAGCTTTGATAGCTATATTGAAAAGCTTGGGATTGCCAGCTTTGGTCGGTAAGCTATCTGTAGCTTGGAAGGGACTTAGCGTGTGCGCTAACGCTGGCTACTTACAACATTTGGCTTACACAAGTTTTCAGATGATTCAGAGTGGCGGCGCCATTTATGCGATCAGTACTGTAATTAATATGCTGATCATTTTGGGAACTTTTGCGGCAGGAAGCACGGCAGCAGTTTTGGCAACGGAAGCTCTTGAATTATTTGCGAAAGGAAAATTTGAGAAAGGCATGAAAAAAGCGGCAAAAGCAACTTTGGAAGCTAGAACTGCACATACTGGAATCAAGTTGATTGACTGA
- a CDS encoding hypothetical protein (IMG reference gene:2510093673) translates to MNRLILIVLLTFLLVPSRVFAQGATQTQPSSTAPAFTALEKSAQVFQILTGVGTVLLLFQSFRLTKRLKKADILLEFFRRFDQLVDRREAINALGANADSSHYYERFWNLQNDEFTLWREGYIDDKTYEGWLAARHDEYHTNGSTGNMTYKQGWEYAKKYNKDVNFHNFMQKVFDGNTPGAMKIYKKK, encoded by the coding sequence ATGAATCGCCTCATTCTTATTGTTCTACTTACCTTTTTGCTTGTGCCTAGTCGTGTTTTTGCACAAGGAGCAACTCAAACTCAACCAAGTTCAACTGCCCCTGCATTTACCGCATTGGAAAAAAGTGCTCAAGTATTTCAAATCTTAACTGGTGTTGGGACAGTTTTGCTTCTTTTTCAAAGCTTTAGACTAACTAAGCGTCTTAAAAAAGCTGATATTCTGCTAGAGTTTTTCCGGCGTTTTGATCAATTAGTTGATCGTCGTGAAGCTATTAATGCACTGGGGGCTAATGCCGATTCTTCCCATTACTATGAGAGATTCTGGAATTTGCAGAACGATGAGTTTACGCTCTGGAGAGAAGGCTATATTGATGACAAAACATACGAAGGTTGGTTGGCTGCACGACATGACGAATACCATACAAATGGTTCTACGGGAAATATGACATACAAACAAGGATGGGAATATGCAAAGAAATACAACAAAGATGTGAATTTTCACAATTTTATGCAGAAGGTTTTTGATGGTAATACTCCAGGGGCAATGAAAATCTATAAAAAGAAGTAA
- a CDS encoding WD40 repeat-containing protein (IMG reference gene:2510093676~PFAM: WD domain, G-beta repeat), whose protein sequence is MSRYSSAEVPSGWKLHCLVRQRGKNRIKHVSWAPNGEIIAIGFCDGGVSLWNIESNEKLTEFLGHDAPVNQIVWSCDEKTVLTASRDKLICHWNSQTGQLIRKIDTQAEIIINAVYSQKDRNVINTALITGISPKDRVVIQSWSAKDGRLLNTYEDPEWKQVLLGGSSDRNLVAFSLPNGTAQIWDIPNIRKIVTLRRNHCQIYGVVSSRNQQFVALSLEDGSIEIWDVLSANLVDTLTDHDQPAYSVSFSADSKLLASKSEDGTVRLWRSDTWKEISIRREQSLRGEQVEIVFHPRLHRLITFDKKNTSICIWDLDYKALLQSVQPLDPHLDTLKKIDQRIKKMAEEPKRIIHTQSYFEKGIHTHTHNYAPEQNLPEAAAEIQQLLAQLQQTYPGDIENAVREEIKRNPNFRDRLRNAFKEGGLEALKVLFAPLGIPIEFVRGWIEAEAQPIEDDWA, encoded by the coding sequence GTGTCTAGATATTCCTCTGCTGAAGTACCTTCGGGTTGGAAACTTCACTGCCTCGTCAGACAACGCGGAAAAAATAGAATTAAGCATGTTTCCTGGGCACCCAATGGTGAAATTATCGCCATTGGGTTCTGTGATGGTGGAGTGAGTCTTTGGAATATTGAGTCTAATGAAAAACTAACAGAGTTTTTGGGACATGATGCCCCTGTTAATCAGATAGTCTGGTCATGCGATGAAAAAACTGTTTTAACAGCATCTAGAGATAAGCTAATTTGTCATTGGAATTCCCAAACTGGGCAGCTGATACGGAAGATTGATACTCAAGCTGAAATTATTATCAACGCTGTGTACTCACAAAAGGATAGAAATGTCATTAATACAGCTTTAATCACTGGGATTTCTCCTAAAGATCGAGTTGTGATCCAGTCCTGGAGCGCAAAAGATGGTCGGCTACTTAACACATATGAAGATCCTGAATGGAAGCAAGTTTTGCTTGGAGGATCATCAGATAGAAATCTAGTTGCATTTTCGCTACCGAATGGAACCGCTCAGATATGGGATATTCCTAATATCCGAAAGATAGTGACATTAAGGAGAAACCATTGCCAAATTTATGGAGTTGTATCCTCTCGCAATCAACAGTTTGTTGCACTGAGCTTAGAAGATGGGAGCATAGAGATTTGGGATGTTCTATCAGCAAATCTAGTCGATACCCTGACGGATCATGATCAACCAGCCTATAGTGTCAGCTTCTCAGCAGATTCTAAGCTCCTTGCTTCAAAGTCAGAGGATGGAACCGTTCGATTGTGGCGATCTGATACTTGGAAAGAAATATCAATACGGAGGGAGCAAAGTCTGCGTGGTGAACAGGTTGAGATAGTATTTCATCCTAGATTACATAGATTAATAACATTCGACAAGAAAAATACAAGTATTTGCATTTGGGATCTTGATTATAAAGCTCTACTACAATCTGTTCAACCACTTGATCCACATTTGGATACTTTAAAGAAAATTGACCAAAGGATAAAGAAAATGGCAGAAGAACCTAAGCGCATTATTCATACTCAAAGCTATTTCGAGAAAGGTATTCACACCCATACTCACAATTATGCTCCTGAGCAAAATCTCCCCGAAGCTGCTGCTGAAATTCAACAGTTGCTGGCTCAACTGCAACAAACCTATCCTGGAGATATCGAGAATGCTGTCCGTGAAGAAATTAAACGGAACCCTAATTTCCGAGATCGGCTCCGCAACGCTTTCAAAGAGGGTGGACTTGAAGCTTTAAAGGTACTTTTTGCTCCATTAGGCATTCCAATTGAATTCGTTCGCGGTTGGATTGAAGCCGAAGCTCAACCAATTGAAGATGACTGGGCATGA
- a CDS encoding transposase (IMG reference gene:2510093693~PFAM: Transposase IS200 like) encodes MSEYIHKSHNVTVLLYHLVFPAKYRRAVFDEQVDEVLREVCLEIEKRYEIKFIEIGVDKDHVHFLVQSVPTYSVTKLVKMIKSLTAREVFRRCPQVKQKLWGGEFWSDGYFASTVGKHGDEGMIANYVKNQGNEYLKLHRDEQLTLF; translated from the coding sequence ATGAGCGAGTACATCCACAAAAGTCATAACGTTACGGTTTTGCTATACCACCTTGTGTTTCCAGCAAAGTATCGGCGGGCTGTGTTTGATGAACAGGTCGATGAAGTTTTGCGAGAAGTTTGCCTGGAGATTGAGAAACGCTACGAGATTAAATTTATAGAAATCGGTGTAGACAAAGACCATGTGCACTTTTTAGTCCAATCGGTGCCGACATACAGCGTGACCAAATTGGTCAAAATGATCAAGAGTTTGACCGCAAGGGAAGTGTTTCGGCGTTGTCCTCAGGTGAAGCAAAAGCTATGGGGTGGAGAGTTTTGGAGTGATGGCTATTTTGCAAGTACAGTTGGGAAACACGGGGATGAAGGGATGATTGCGAACTACGTCAAAAATCAGGGTAACGAATATCTCAAGCTACACCGAGATGAGCAGCTTACTCTTTTTTGA
- a CDS encoding protein of unknown function UPF0175 (IMG reference gene:2510093675~PFAM: Uncharacterised protein family (UPF0175)), protein MQITIELPDDIANQLPPVDVSRRILELIVADHYRQGRIGAAEVRRMLNFASRWETYEFLKREKAYLPYTEDDLEQDFETIRNLLTRE, encoded by the coding sequence ATGCAGATTACAATTGAACTCCCCGATGATATAGCTAATCAACTGCCACCCGTTGATGTTTCCCGCCGAATTTTAGAGCTTATTGTGGCTGATCATTATCGTCAAGGTCGTATTGGAGCCGCTGAAGTTCGACGAATGCTCAACTTTGCATCTCGTTGGGAAACTTACGAATTTCTTAAGCGTGAAAAGGCTTACTTGCCTTATACTGAAGACGATTTAGAGCAGGATTTTGAAACAATTCGCAATCTTTTAACCAGGGAATGA
- a CDS encoding Phycobilisome degradation protein nblA (IMG reference gene:2510093684~PFAM: Phycobilisome degradation protein nblA), producing MNIRQQLPLEQQFELQVFEGQVRQLSQEEAHELLIQLREAMLHQTTTFREILKEAWGIGKNVDITLSLLTDG from the coding sequence ATGAATATTCGCCAACAGCTACCGCTTGAGCAACAGTTTGAGCTTCAAGTCTTTGAAGGTCAGGTTCGGCAGCTTTCGCAGGAAGAGGCTCATGAATTGCTGATTCAGTTGCGGGAAGCGATGCTCCATCAAACAACGACCTTCCGCGAAATTCTGAAGGAAGCATGGGGTATCGGCAAAAATGTTGATATTACTCTCAGCTTGCTCACCGATGGTTAA
- a CDS encoding bacteriorhodopsin (IMG reference gene:2510093692~PFAM: Bacteriorhodopsin-like protein) has protein sequence MAQFDLVYNSFSFCIAAMAAAALFFFNARVQVAEKYRPALLVSALVVSIAAYHYFRIFNGWDSAYALQGGIYVATGTPFNDAYRYADWLLTVPLLLIEAVAVLALAPQVSRSMVLRLAAAAVIMIATGYPGEIASSLTARLVWGTVSTIPFVYILYVLWIELSKAIDRQPPEVKGLVKSLRWLLLLSWGVYPIAYLLPALGITGAAATVGVQVGYTIADVLAKPIFGLYIFAIANAKTKADQVANVDEVTTTQPVLEGIVNN, from the coding sequence ATGGCTCAATTCGACCTCGTTTACAATTCCTTTTCTTTCTGTATCGCCGCAATGGCAGCCGCTGCTCTTTTCTTCTTCAATGCAAGGGTACAGGTTGCCGAAAAATATCGTCCTGCTCTGCTGGTTTCAGCTCTGGTTGTGAGCATTGCAGCTTACCACTACTTTCGCATCTTCAATGGCTGGGATAGTGCGTATGCTTTGCAAGGCGGAATCTATGTGGCAACGGGTACCCCATTCAATGATGCCTACCGTTATGCAGATTGGTTGCTGACTGTTCCCCTCCTACTGATTGAGGCGGTTGCAGTACTTGCTCTTGCTCCCCAGGTTTCGCGTTCGATGGTGCTTCGACTGGCTGCTGCCGCTGTTATCATGATTGCAACTGGATACCCTGGCGAGATTGCAAGTAGCCTTACTGCCCGTTTGGTCTGGGGCACCGTCAGCACCATTCCTTTCGTCTACATCCTTTATGTGCTCTGGATTGAGCTGAGTAAGGCGATCGACCGTCAACCGCCGGAAGTGAAGGGACTCGTCAAAAGCCTCCGCTGGTTGTTGCTGCTGTCCTGGGGTGTTTACCCGATCGCGTACCTCCTGCCTGCTCTGGGTATTACAGGTGCTGCTGCAACCGTGGGTGTACAAGTTGGTTACACGATCGCTGATGTTTTGGCAAAGCCCATCTTTGGACTTTATATCTTTGCAATTGCAAACGCCAAAACGAAGGCAGATCAGGTTGCCAATGTGGATGAAGTTACAACGACACAACCCGTGCTGGAAGGCATTGTGAATAACTAG
- a CDS encoding membrane protein, MarC family (IMG reference gene:2510093690~PFAM: MarC family integral membrane protein~TIGRFAM: membrane protein, MarC family) produces MDQLLSYAAITFLGLFPITNPIGVVPTFYSLTFGNTSRHRGRQARQVAINATIVLAVFLIAGRLILNFFGLSLGALQIAGGLLIAHTAWIMVTVQPSQLGVEEGSGKEKDITLIPMAVPIISGPGAIGMVVGLIAKDPQPANYVGSLLGILGIGLLVYFCLMLGELLIKVLGRSGIDTLTRIFGFFILAIAIQLIVNGVSSILGDLSVSIQLAPSAGHLEK; encoded by the coding sequence ATGGATCAGCTTCTCTCCTATGCAGCAATAACGTTTTTAGGATTGTTTCCCATCACCAATCCGATTGGTGTGGTGCCAACTTTTTATAGCCTCACTTTTGGTAATACCTCCCGTCATCGAGGTCGTCAAGCTCGCCAGGTGGCGATCAATGCAACGATTGTCCTGGCAGTCTTTCTGATTGCGGGTCGGCTGATTCTTAACTTTTTTGGACTTTCTCTGGGAGCATTGCAAATTGCTGGTGGACTGTTAATTGCTCACACGGCTTGGATAATGGTAACTGTTCAACCCTCCCAGTTGGGTGTAGAGGAAGGATCAGGCAAGGAAAAGGACATCACCTTGATCCCGATGGCGGTTCCGATCATCAGTGGACCTGGGGCAATTGGGATGGTGGTTGGATTGATTGCCAAAGATCCTCAGCCTGCCAACTATGTGGGAAGTTTACTTGGGATTCTGGGGATTGGGCTACTGGTTTACTTTTGTCTGATGCTTGGAGAACTACTCATCAAAGTCCTGGGTAGGAGCGGAATTGATACGCTGACTCGTATTTTTGGTTTTTTTATTCTGGCGATCGCGATTCAATTGATAGTTAACGGCGTTTCCTCCATACTCGGCGATCTTTCTGTTTCTATTCAGCTAGCTCCGTCTGCAGGGCACCTCGAAAAATAG
- a CDS encoding hypothetical protein (IMG reference gene:2510093672): MSETVYIETSILGYLTARSTKNLILAGNIEVTRDWWELRRSEFTLYVSQVVLSEAAQGDAETAARRLEVVRDLPLLEVTEAVEDLAAQFMARSNLPSKASDDAVHIALATVNSLNYLLTWNCKHIANAQIQRKLLEICSNFGYTLPIICTPYELMGE, encoded by the coding sequence ATGAGCGAAACGGTCTACATCGAAACCAGCATTTTGGGCTATCTCACAGCCAGATCAACTAAAAATCTGATCCTTGCTGGAAATATTGAAGTGACAAGGGATTGGTGGGAATTGCGCCGAAGTGAATTTACCCTGTATGTCTCACAGGTCGTTTTGAGTGAAGCTGCACAAGGCGATGCAGAAACTGCTGCTCGGCGGCTTGAGGTCGTGCGTGACTTGCCATTACTTGAAGTAACCGAAGCCGTGGAGGACTTGGCAGCACAATTCATGGCACGGAGCAACCTTCCCTCCAAAGCTTCCGACGATGCGGTTCATATTGCTCTGGCTACAGTCAATAGCCTCAACTACCTGCTAACCTGGAATTGCAAGCATATTGCAAACGCCCAGATCCAAAGGAAACTGTTGGAAATTTGTTCTAATTTTGGCTACACTCTGCCAATCATCTGTACACCTTATGAATTGATGGGAGAATAA
- a CDS encoding hypothetical protein (IMG reference gene:2510093687), whose amino-acid sequence MQFGNIKLSRCTLTIDLEQADQEQESHDSQTGFHEKRKGRILEFT is encoded by the coding sequence ATGCAGTTTGGTAACATCAAACTCAGCAGGTGCACTCTCACTATCGACTTAGAACAAGCAGATCAAGAACAAGAAAGCCACGATAGTCAAACTGGATTCCACGAAAAGAGAAAGGGACGAATCCTTGAATTTACTTAG
- a CDS encoding putative nucleic acid-binding protein (IMG reference gene:2510093674~PFAM: Domain of unknown function (DUF3368)) has translation MIIVSNTSPINYLILIGQIDLLPALFRQINIPQAVYSELSDTEAPNLVRTWIANPPNWLKIQSVSQASDKIIDLLDPGEHAAILLAQELNADLLLLDDMKARHTAKEKGLSITGILGILDQAATMKLIDLPAAVQSLQNTSFWASDSLFQRLLDKHT, from the coding sequence ATGATTATTGTGTCCAATACCTCCCCAATCAACTACCTGATTCTGATTGGGCAGATCGACCTACTACCTGCTTTGTTTCGGCAGATCAACATTCCCCAGGCAGTTTATAGTGAATTGTCTGACACGGAGGCTCCAAACCTTGTCCGCACTTGGATCGCAAACCCACCCAACTGGCTTAAAATTCAGTCCGTCAGCCAAGCTTCAGATAAAATCATCGATTTGCTCGATCCTGGCGAACATGCGGCTATCCTTCTAGCCCAAGAACTTAATGCCGACTTACTTCTTTTAGATGACATGAAAGCGCGGCACACTGCGAAAGAAAAAGGTTTGAGCATTACAGGTATCCTCGGAATTCTGGATCAGGCAGCAACTATGAAGCTCATCGATCTACCTGCTGCTGTTCAAAGCCTTCAAAACACGTCTTTCTGGGCATCCGATAGTTTGTTCCAAAGGTTGCTAGACAAGCACACTTAA
- a CDS encoding hypothetical protein (IMG reference gene:2510093681) produces MTRVYLDTSAYNRPFDDQTQPKIFLETQAVIIILQMVEAKAVELISSSVLEYENSRNPYPIKQEAMNRYLQLAELRQEVSEAIRQRAEEFEKNGLKAIDSLHVACAEAAKSDYFITCDKRLVNRYSGLAMKVINPADFVLEMSSDDPG; encoded by the coding sequence ATGACAAGAGTATATTTGGATACCAGTGCCTACAATCGTCCATTCGATGATCAAACCCAGCCCAAAATTTTCCTTGAAACCCAGGCTGTAATTATCATCTTGCAGATGGTCGAAGCCAAGGCAGTTGAGTTAATCAGTTCCTCGGTTTTGGAATATGAGAATAGCCGTAATCCCTATCCCATTAAACAGGAGGCAATGAATCGATATCTCCAGTTAGCTGAATTAAGGCAAGAAGTCAGTGAAGCAATCCGCCAGCGAGCCGAGGAATTTGAAAAAAATGGATTAAAAGCGATTGATTCGTTGCATGTTGCATGTGCTGAAGCAGCTAAGAGTGATTATTTCATTACCTGTGACAAGCGATTGGTCAATCGGTATTCCGGGTTAGCGATGAAAGTTATCAATCCAGCCGACTTTGTTTTGGAGATGAGCAGCGATGATCCAGGTTAA
- a CDS encoding hypothetical protein (IMG reference gene:2510093686~manually curated~partial gene), translating into NGETKPIWAFTKVVRLKKFGRKRLVIVHEQADLQDPPRFLLTDALHWESGRVMQTWSYRWSCEVFHEVSKQHTGLESAQVRNEEAVNRHFRLSCVAQSILQRTACSGAQSERFEFAQGKQTVGQKLYTLTRQAFDDLLQFIVTRCSHGHTNEQILQALLPS; encoded by the coding sequence AACGGCGAAACGAAACCGATTTGGGCATTTACCAAAGTCGTGCGCCTCAAGAAGTTTGGACGCAAGCGATTGGTCATCGTCCACGAGCAAGCAGATTTACAAGACCCACCTCGCTTCCTGCTCACCGATGCGTTGCATTGGGAAAGTGGGCGAGTCATGCAGACTTGGAGTTATCGATGGTCCTGCGAGGTCTTTCATGAGGTGAGCAAACAGCACACCGGGCTAGAGTCGGCTCAGGTGCGGAACGAGGAAGCGGTCAACCGTCACTTCCGTCTTAGTTGCGTGGCGCAGTCGATTCTGCAACGGACTGCCTGTTCTGGCGCACAATCTGAACGATTTGAGTTTGCTCAAGGCAAGCAAACGGTGGGACAGAAGCTCTATACCCTCACTCGTCAAGCCTTTGATGATTTGCTGCAATTCATTGTGACGCGATGTTCTCACGGACATACAAATGAACAGATTTTACAAGCTCTCCTCCCCAGTTGA
- a CDS encoding hypothetical protein (IMG reference gene:2510093680), which produces MIQVKSEQQVLQEGFQILLANMEASAVARFWAACNIGKGDYLKLKDQLFAQESVGGLYSKIVEFQASKQEA; this is translated from the coding sequence ATGATCCAGGTTAAGAGTGAGCAACAAGTTTTACAAGAAGGGTTTCAGATTTTGCTAGCTAATATGGAAGCGTCTGCTGTTGCTCGGTTTTGGGCAGCGTGCAATATTGGCAAAGGCGACTACTTGAAACTCAAAGATCAGCTTTTTGCCCAAGAATCAGTAGGCGGCTTGTACTCCAAGATTGTAGAATTTCAGGCATCAAAACAGGAAGCCTAA
- a CDS encoding hypothetical protein (IMG reference gene:2510093691), which translates to MSRKNTNYLVAVLTNRIQAEAAYLALQKANLPIEQLDILGHGYKTADEFGLINPNDEATKQIDYLASWVIVFGFTAGYLFNLLTGIEIISWLGNVGNHILGGLFGAAAGAFGAFATGTLSGWTVGSGDAIAYRNRLNAGKYLIIAKGTDALMQEATRLLRQYEPENLQGYVENPVA; encoded by the coding sequence ATGAGTAGAAAAAACACAAATTATTTGGTTGCAGTGCTAACGAACCGAATTCAAGCCGAAGCCGCCTATCTAGCTCTGCAAAAAGCCAATCTACCCATTGAGCAACTGGATATTCTGGGGCATGGGTACAAGACTGCGGATGAGTTTGGCTTGATTAACCCAAATGATGAGGCAACGAAGCAGATCGATTATCTGGCAAGCTGGGTCATCGTGTTTGGGTTCACGGCGGGGTATCTCTTTAATCTCCTGACCGGCATTGAAATCATCAGTTGGCTGGGGAATGTGGGCAACCACATTTTAGGGGGATTGTTTGGCGCTGCTGCTGGTGCGTTTGGAGCCTTTGCGACCGGCACCCTATCGGGTTGGACGGTTGGCAGTGGGGACGCGATCGCCTATCGAAATCGTCTCAATGCCGGAAAATATCTCATCATTGCCAAAGGAACTGATGCTCTCATGCAGGAAGCCACCCGCCTACTTCGTCAGTATGAGCCTGAAAACCTTCAAGGTTATGTTGAGAACCCAGTGGCATAA
- a CDS encoding hypothetical protein (IMG reference gene:2510093682), producing MFDPTIVAAIIGFIGVLIGAYVGYRQWKINQRVQQKIEVHRPRKLAYEGLWKLLAELHFEPGGVPGEKLQEKVTELTRYVLHNEVYISQEDRNLVKHYVEAVERFTRIACLDSSDAKALPLAIVNAINLRDELRRSVHKVLVEQ from the coding sequence ATGTTTGATCCCACGATCGTAGCTGCAATCATTGGTTTCATTGGCGTTTTAATAGGCGCTTACGTTGGCTATCGTCAATGGAAAATAAACCAGAGAGTGCAGCAAAAAATCGAGGTACACCGACCAAGAAAGTTAGCCTACGAAGGGTTATGGAAGTTGTTGGCAGAACTTCATTTTGAACCTGGAGGCGTGCCCGGAGAAAAGCTCCAGGAAAAAGTTACTGAACTCACGCGGTATGTACTTCACAATGAGGTATACATTAGCCAGGAAGATAGAAACTTGGTTAAACATTATGTGGAAGCTGTAGAGAGATTCACACGTATTGCATGTCTTGATTCTTCAGATGCAAAAGCTTTGCCTCTGGCAATTGTAAATGCCATAAATCTTCGAGACGAGTTGAGAAGGTCTGTTCACAAGGTTTTAGTGGAACAGTAA